TTCTACCATAGAAAGTAAACTCATTCTACACACTTATTCAATATATGGACTAATGCCTCTGGATTTGTTTCCATTATCCAATGTCCACCAGATTCAATGGAAAAAACATTCCATTTTCTATCTCTTGCTTTTTTTGCTGACGCTAAGAAGATAGGTGTCATTGGCCAATACTCTGGATGATCCTGTATTTCTACGTATATATGCGGTATATGTTGAACAATAGGATTTTTTATTTCAACAGCTTGTGTAAAAGCCAACAATGACATAGCTGATTTTCTTTCATCGAATGTATTTCTAGGTAGAACACGCCATCCTTCCCCGTATGCTTTTACTTCTTCTATAAAGTGTGCAGCCATTTTTGATCCAGAAATGTCCATGACAGAATCACCGTCGTCCGGAATCATTGCATCCACATATACCATTTTCTTAATAAATTCTGGAATTACTTCCGCCACACCTGTAATCACCATACCAGAATAACTATGCCCCACTAAAATTACGTCTTTTAACTCCTCGTATCGAATGACATTAACAATATCTTGAATATATGTATTTAATCCGATACTAGGTTGCATAAGATGTGTTCGTTCTCCAAGCCCCGTTAATGTA
The window above is part of the Bacillus cytotoxicus NVH 391-98 genome. Proteins encoded here:
- a CDS encoding alpha/beta fold hydrolase, with product METFVLVHGAWDGSYVWGKVAALLRKDGHRVYTPTLTGLGERTHLMQPSIGLNTYIQDIVNVIRYEELKDVILVGHSYSGMVITGVAEVIPEFIKKMVYVDAMIPDDGDSVMDISGSKMAAHFIEEVKAYGEGWRVLPRNTFDERKSAMSLLAFTQAVEIKNPIVQHIPHIYVEIQDHPEYWPMTPIFLASAKKARDRKWNVFSIESGGHWIMETNPEALVHILNKCVE